The following are encoded together in the Anopheles nili chromosome 3, idAnoNiliSN_F5_01, whole genome shotgun sequence genome:
- the LOC128724448 gene encoding general odorant-binding protein 45-like: protein MAHRVRTGITLLMLSLLIRAEIVRRSFDETVQECAQLLSIDSSKMVSLRYGTMPNDDDTKRLLRCVGVNARFWSDHTGLRKDMLARYFLADAFDRQNVNRTQICLDRLPSLPVDPAGCRELAYKSFLCFYLNYGNLRRERVFVPLDHLQLLHVAARCMDVHQIAPADLMSLSTTEMDGNAKVHCLVRCIGIRTGVYTDRQGVNVELMYGQYGEGYNESDFKADAFECLRRQRANHSHSSSPCGKAYHSLYKCFENVRNVITEYEMRDSSED, encoded by the coding sequence ATGGCGCATAGGGTTAGAACCGGAATCACGTTGCTAATGTTGTCTCTCCTTATTCGAGCTGAAATCGTGCGGCGATCCTTCGACGAAACGGTCCAGGAGTGTGCCCAGCTGCTGTCCATCGATTCGTCAAAGATGGTCTCGTTGCGTTACGGCACGATGCCGAATGACGACGACACCAAACGTTTGCTGCGGTGTGTGGGAGTTAACGCACGTTTCTGGAGTGATCACACCGGACTCCGAAAGGACATGCTGGCGCGGTATTTCTTAGCGGATGCATTCGATCGACAGAATGTTAATCGAACGCAGATTTGCCTTGACCGGTTGCCATCGCTTCCGGTGGATCCTGCGGGTTGCCGTGAGCTGGCATACAAGTCGTTCCTGTGCTTCTACCTCAACTATGGTAATCTGCGACGAGAGCGTGTGTTCGTGCCGTTAGATCACCTGCAGTTGCTGCACGTGGCCGCTCGGTGTATGGACGTGCACCAGATTGCACCAGCGGACCTGATGAGCCTCAGCACGACCGAAATGGATGGGAACGCCAAAGTGCACTGTTTGGTGCGATGCATCGGCATCCGGACGGGAGTCTACACCGATAGGCAGGGTGTCAATGTGGAGCTGATGTATGGCCAGTATGGTGAGGGCTACAATGAGAGTGATTTTAAAGCCGACGCCTTCGAATGTCTCCGGAGGCAGCGAGCCAACCACAGCCACAGTAGTAGTCCTTGCGGTAAGGCGTACCATTCGTTGTACAAATGCTTCGAGAACGTGCGTAACGTGATCACGGAGTATGAGATGCGCGATTCGAGCGAGGATTAG